DNA from Mesorhizobium sp. B2-1-1:
GGAAGATCTTGTCGGGCAGTTGCGGGCTCGCCTGACGCGGATTGTCGGAATGATTGAACTGAAGCGTCGAGGCAAGCACCGTGCGGCCGCCGGAGGCGGCTGTCAGCGTCAGCACCGTGCGCTGCTGCGAAACGATGCGCTCGGCCCTCGCGGTCAAGTCGACCAGCACCCTGACCGGCGCATCGCGCGCGGCAAGCGGCACTGTGACCTGCCTGAAGCGGCCGCCCTCATAGACCCGCCAGCTGCCGATCTGGTGACCGGAGAAATTAGTCATCGCCCATGGATAGATGGCGCCGACGCCGATGCCGGCGAGCAGGATCAACAGGAACAGAAAGCGCATTCAGGGAATCACCTTGTAGTCGGACGTTGCCGGACAATTAGGCTGCATTGGCGCTGTCGCGCAGGCGCTCCATTTCGTCCAATAGCATGTCGAGGCCGAGTTCGAATGTCTTGTCGAAACCGCCGGTGCCGAAATAGGTCCCGGCCGCCATGACACTGGGGAAATCCTTCGCCAGTTGCTCGTCGTCGACGGTGGTCACCGCCGACGGGCCCTTGGCGTAGCCCGCGGTCTCGTCGAGGATCGCGCCCATGAGATAATAGCTGGCGGTGCGAAACAGCCTGGCGCTGAGTTCCGGGCCGAAACCGCCAGCCTCGAACAGGCCGATGACGCCGTTCAGCATAGCAAGGCAAGGCGGCGAATTCATCCGGTAGACGACAAGGAATGGCGCAAAGGCCGGGTGCTCCCTCGCAACACGGCGAAACTCATGCATGACCATCCGAATCCTGTCGCGCCACGGCATGCTGTCGTCGGGGATAACCATCCCGCTGACCTGGCGATCGACCAACGCCTCATAGAGGTGCGCTTGCGAGGGGAAGTAATGATAAATGCTCATCGCCTCGCAGCCGAGCACGGCGGCGAGCTTGCGCATCGAAAAACCGGAAAGGCCCTCCTTCTCGATCACCTCGAAAGCGGCATCCTCGATCATCTCGCGGGACAGCCGTCCGCGTGCTCGCTTTTTTTTGACCGATGAGTCCATGGCCGCGCTTGACAACTTACAGCGTAAGGTTCATTTTTCACTTCACCTTACACAGTAAGGCTAACAAAGACCAGAGGAGGAAAACATGTCACACCATCGCATTGCCAAATCCGTGCATTCGTCCCTCCATCGTGCGTTGGCTCTAACCGCCGTGGCCTGCGTCCTCGCCGCGGCCCCTGCCTATGCCGACGACTACGATGCAACCATAAAGGACATCCAGTCGACCATGGGCGGCGTGCCGAGCTTTGTGAAGCAACTTCCCAAAGCCGGTCTGCCCGGCGCCTGGGCCGAGGTCAAGGCCATCGAACTCAGCGACAAGACGGCGCTGCCGCCAAAGGTAAAGTCATTGATCTCGCTGGCAGTGGCGGCGCAGATCCCGTGCAACTACTGCATCTGGTCGGACACGCAAAACGCCAAGCGCGCCGGCGCTACCGATGAGGAAATCCAGGAGGCGGTGGCGATGGCGGCGCTGACCCGCCATTGGAGCACCATCTTCAATGGCATGCAGGTCGATTTCGACACGTTCAAGAAGGAAATGGGCGGGCAGTGAAACGACACCCGCGGTGGTCCGCGCCTGCGGGCCACCGCAGAACTGCCCTCATCCGACAGCCGTCATCTTCGCCTTCGATTGTCATCCAGCGGGAAATGCCGCATTGAAAGTGCAATCGCAAAGCATGGACGAGGCCGCAAATGGCGCCGGTCAAGGTCGACCCCGACAAGGTGCACGAATTCGAGGACGCCGAGAGCTTTTATACCTGGCTCGGTGAACATCATGACAGGGAAACCGAGGTCTGGATCAAAATCCACAAGACCGGCTCGGGACTGAAGTCGATCTCGGCAAAGGAGGCGATCGAGGTCGTGCTGTGCTGGGGCTGGATCGACGCGGTGCGCAAGGGGCTCGACGACAAGAGCTTCCTGCAGCGTTACACGCCGAGGACGAAGAAAAGCATCTGGAGCCAGATCAACATCGACAATGTCGCCCGGCTGATCGACGACGGCCGGATGACGCGGCATGGGCTCGCCGAGGTCGAAGCCGCCAAGGCCGATGGCCGCTGGGCGCGTGCCTATGCCAGCGGCAAGGACATGAAAATTCCCGATGACCTGCAGGCCGCGATCGATGCCGAGCCAGAGGCTCGGCAAATGCTCGAAAAACTCAGCGCGCAGAACCGCTTCGCGCTCGCCTTCCGTATCCACAACATGAAGACCGAAGCCGGGCGCAGGAAGAAGATCGAGACTTTTGTCGAGATGCTCAAACGCGGCGAGACGATCCATCCGCAGGGGAAGAAATAAGGCTGCTCATGTACGAGCGACAGGTTTCTTCCGGCTCGATGATCGCGACCCCACATACCAGCAGGGTAGCGATCAGCCACCGGTGACGTCCCTTAGGCTTTGCGCTCCCAGCGGCGGTCGGGCGTCTGCTGCCAATACGTCACCGCGTGGCCGGCGTCTTTCATCGTCTTCCAGTGCCCGCGGGCGGCCTCGACCTGGGCCGCATCGTGGCCGTCGAACAGGAACACGGCGCGCTCGTAGCCGCCAAGGTCCGGCGGCGCAGCGCCGTCCACCAGGAAGCGTATCTGCGCCGCGTTCGGGTTGCCTTCGCCGGTGGTCAAAAGGATCGGCTGTTCAGCGGGATGGGCTTCGCGATCAGTGGCGTGCGCGAGGAAGGAATCGTCACGGAACGTCCACAGATGCTGGTCGAGCGCGTCGCGCCGCTCCTCGGTGCCTGTCTGCACCACGGCGCGCCAGCCGCGATCGACGCTGCGCTCAAGTAGGCCGGGCAGCGCATCCTCCAGCGTCGATTCGGTCAGGTGATAAAACAGCACGTCGGCCATGGGTCCCGATCAGCTCTCGTAGTGATCGCGCACGAGCCGGTCGAGCAGCCGCACGCCAAAGCCGGAACCCCAGGACTGGTTGATTTCGTTCGACAGCGCCCCCATGGCAGTGCCTGCGATGTCGAGATGCGCCCAGGGCGTGTCCTTGACGAAGCGCTGCAAGAACTGCGCGGCGATGATGGCGCCGCCATAGCGGCCGCCGATGTTCTTCATGTCTGCATTCTTGGAATCGATCAGCTTGTCATATTCGGGACCGAGCGGCATGCGCCACAGCCGCTCCTGCGTCGACTGCCCGGCTGTCGCCAGGCGTTCCGCCAGTTCGTCATTGTTGGAGAACAGGCCGGCATAGTGCTGGCCGAGCGCGACCATGATCGCGCCGGTCAACGTCGCCAGGTTGACCATGAACTTCGGCTGGAAGCGGTCATTGCAGTACCAGAGCGCGTCGGCCAGCACCAGGCGCCCCTCCGCATCGGTGTTGAGCACCTCGATGGTCTGGCCCGACATCGAGGTAACGATGTCGCCGGGACGCTGCGCATGGCCGTCGACGGCGTTTTCCACCAGCCCGATGATGCCGACGACATTGGCCTTCGCCTTGCGGGCGGCGAGCGCATGCATCAGTCCGGTCACCGCCGCGGCGCCGCCCATGTCGCCCTTCATGTCCTCCATGCCGGATGCCGGTTTCATCGAATTGCCGCCGGTGTCGAAGGTGACGCCCTTGCCGATGAACGCGACGGGGCTGTCCTTGGCCTTGCCGCCGTTCCACTGCATGACGGCCATGCGGGCGCCGCGCGGCGAGCCCTGCGCGACTCCGAGCAGCGACCCCATGCCGAGTTTCTTCATTTCCTTCTCGGCCAGGATCTCGACCTTGACGCCGAGGGCCTCCAGTTCCTTGGCGCGGGCGGCAAACTCGACAGGTCCCAGGACGTTCGCCGGCTCGTTGACGAGGTCACGCGCCAAAAGCACGCCGTCGATCACCGCCTCGGTCTCGGCGAAGGCCTTCTTCGCGCCCGCCGGATCGGCGGTGTGGATGGTTATCTTGGCCGGCTTTTTCGGCTCGGCCTTGTCGCCTTGGCCGTCGTCCTTGTCTTTCCTGGTCTTGTACTTGTCGAAGGAATAGCTGCGCAGAAGAATACCCGCGGCAAGGCTGGCCGCCTGCGCACCGCTTGACGAGGCGCCGACCACGTCGAGCACCACCGCCACGTCCGTCGCCTTGCGCAGCGACCCCGCGATGGTGCCTCCAAGCTTCGTCCAGGCGTATTCGTCGAGCCCCGACACCTTGCCGGCGCCGATCGCGACCAGCCTGTCGAGCGAGCTTGCCTGTGGCGTCAGCACTTCCACCACGCTGGCGAACTTGGCCGTGAATTCGGCCACAGGGAAGGCCCGTTCCAGCGTCTTGCCGGGATCATACGCCGCGGCGGTTTCGCTCAGGCCGCCATCATCCGCCGCCAGCACGAAGACCGTCCCCCTTCTGTTCGCGGCGGTCTGCGGCGCGGCGAATTTTGCGAAGGCGATCGAGGGTCTCTGGTTCATCATGTCCTGCTTTCGGGGAATGCGCGGCTCGCGCGAAGCGGTTGGAAGCGATCCGCGACATTTGGTCGTTTTCCGGCATTTGGCAAGACTTTGCCAAACGGGCTCCCCATATGGCACATGAATCGACGGCGATTCGTCGCGGCACGGCTCCGCTTTTTGGCCGCAACCTGTTGTTAACCATCGATGTTCGCCCTTTCTTATCCAATCCCGCCGACACTCCGGCCCAACGTGGCGCGCGATGTGGGACGGGAACCGGATCGTCTGCCTGACAGAGCCCGACGCAGCCAGTTGTGCGGGCGTCGCCGGACGGCTACCCTTATCCGGTGGCATGATGCCGTTCGAGAAAATTGAGAAAAGCCTTCATGAAGGTCGTTGAACGCTACATCATGCGCCGCGCTTTCGTGGTCTTTATTGCAGCGCTGGCCTGGACGCTGGCCATTGTCTGGACGACGCAGGTGCTGGCCAAGATCGACCTCGTCACCGACAGCGGCCAGTCGGCGCTGACCTTCTTCGAGGTTGCGGCCCTCATTCTTCCCTCGATCATTCCGATCGTGGTGCCCTTCGCGCTCGTGGTGGCGGTTGCCCAGACGCTCAGCGTCATGAATTCGGATTCGGAGCTTGCCGTCGTCAACGCAGCGGGCGCCTCGCGCTGGACCATTGTGCGGCCGATCATGATTCTCGCGGCCGCGGCCAGCGTCTTTTCCTTCGCCGTCGACAACGGCATCGACCCCTATGCGCGCCAGAAGAACCGGATGCTGGTGGCGGAGTCACGCGCGGATCTTCTGTCGCTGATCATCCAGGAGGGCACATTCCGCAAGATCGATGACGGGCTGTTCCTGCAGATAGGCGAGCGGCTTCCCGACAACCGGCTGGGCGGCATCTTCGTCGCGGATTCGCGCGAGGAAGGCGTCAACCTCGTCTACTATGCCAAGACCGGCAGCATCATCGAACGCGGCGGCGAAAAGGTGCTGATGATGAATGACGGCGTCATCCATCGAAAGACACTGACCGGCGACCTCTCGGTCATCCGCTTCACCTCCTATGCCTTCGACATGTCGGCCTTCATGGCGGCAGCGTCGGAGGTGACGCTGATGCCAAAAGACCAGACGACCCAGTACCTGCTCAACCCGAGTGCCAATGACAAGGTCTACCAGCAGCGCCCGAACGAATACCGGGCGGAGGTCGACCAGCGGTTCTCGGAATGGCTCTATTCCATGGTTTTCGCCCTGATCGCACTCGCGGTCGCCGGAGACGCACGCTCGCATCGCGAGGCGCGCGTCAATCCGCTGATCACGGCCATCGCGATATCGCTGTTCGTGCGCTGGCTGGGCTTTTTCGCCGCCAGCAAGGCCGATGAGGTTCCGCAATATGCGTATATGGTCTACGGCGTGCCCATCGTGTCGTCGGCGGTGGCAATCTGGTTCATCGCATCCAACCGGACGATGGAACTGCCAGTGGTCTGGGCAGATTGGCTGACGAATCTCGCCAGCCGGATGGCTGAAGCCTGGAATGCCGTCAAGCTGCGCCTGTCCAGGCGCAGCGCCTCGGGCCAGGGGGTCAGCTGATGGGCTGGACGCTGGGACGCTACTTCTTCTTCCGCTATGTCACGATCACCGTGTGGTTCTTCATCGGCCTGCTTGCGCTGGTGTTCCTGATCGATTTCACCGAGCTTTCCGGCCGCACGACCGGCCTGCCCGGCTTCACCTATGGAACGGCGCTGGCCATTTCCGGACTCAGGATGCCGATGATCATGCTGCAGACCGTGCCGTTTGTCGGTCTCTTCTCGGCGATGGCGACGCTGGTCTCGCTCAACCGCAGGTATGAACTGGTCATAGCGCGCTCAGCCGGCGTTTCGGCCTGGCAGTTCCTTCTGCCGTGCTGCATCGGAGCGCTGTTGTTCGGCGTCCTGTCGGTCGGTCTCATCAACCCGCTCGCAGCGCACGCCTTTTCCTGGTCCGAACAGATCGAAACCCAGTTGCGCTCGGGCAAGTCGAATACGGTGTCGGCCGACGCCGCGCCCTGGATCCGGCAGAAAACCAGCTCCGGAGACACCATCATCGGAGCGCGCGCCATCCTCAATCAGGGCCTGGAGATGGCTGACGCTGTCTTTTTCATCCTCGACCCGCAAGGCGATATCGTCGAGCGCAAGGATGCCGCGCGCGCCTACCTGCGGGACGGCTACTGGGAATTGCAGGACGTCAAGACCTTCAGGAACGGCACCATCCAGCCTGCGGCAAACGATCGCGTGCCGACCAATCTGAAGCCCGAATTCGTGCAGGAGCGGCTGGCGCGCCCGGAGACCATTCCATTCTACGATCTGCCGGGAAAAATCGAGGTTGCCCGTTCTTTCGGTCTCAAGGCAAATGCCTTTGCCATGCAGTTCGATTCGCTGGTGGCGTTGCCGTTCCTGCTCGTCGCCATGACGCTGATTGCGGCAACAGTTTCAATGCGATTTGCGAGGATGGGGCAATCGGCAACGATGATTCTGGGTGGCGTCGTTGCCGGGTTTCTGCTTTATGTCGTTTCGGTGCTGGTGAAGGCATTCGGCGTGGCGGGGTTCGTGCCGACTGTCGTAGCTGCCTGGGTGCCGGTCGTGGTAGCTATGTTCTTCGGGGTGACTTTCCTGCTATACAAGGAAGACGGCTAGTGAGGGAGGCCTTTTTGCCCAGTAACAGGCAGGCCGGTTTGGCGCGCCTTTATGCGGCGACCGCCTTGGCATGCCTGTTTGCATGCGCGGTTCCGCTGCCTGCGATCGCGCAGGATGTCGGCGACATGGCGACCAAGGTGCCGTCCGGCTCGCAGATGCTGCTGGCGGCCGATACGCTGGTCTATAACAACGACAATCAGACCGTGACCGCCGTCGGCGGCGTGCAGATCGACTATGGCGGCAACCGACTTGTCGCGCAGAAGGTCGAGTACAACCGCAACACCAAGCGCATGGTCGCAAGCGGCAATGTCGAGGTGATCAATAGCGACGGCACCAAGATCAATTCGGATCATATCGACATCACCGACGACTTCGCCGACGGTTTCGTCAACGCGCTCCGCGTCGAAACCATCGACAAGGCCTATTTCGCCGCCGAAAGCGCCGAACGCATGGGCGGCGTGCTGACCACCTTCCACAATGGCGTCTACACTGCCTGCGAACCGTGCGAGGACAAGCCCGACAAGGCGCCGACCTGGCGTGTGAAGGCCAGGAAGATCATCTGGAACGGCGAGAAGAAGACGGTCCGCTTCGAGAACGCGAATTTCGAATTCTTCGGCTTCCCGCTCGCCTACCTGCCGGCGTTCGAGATCGCCGACCCGACGGTGAAGCGCAAGAGCGGCTTCCTGATCCCCGGCATCATCTTCAAAAGCGATCTGGGCGTGGGAGTGAAGGTCCCCTATTATTTCGCGCTCTCGCCGACCTACGACCTGACCGTCACCGGCACCGGCTTTACCAAGCAGGGCTTTCTCGGTGAGGCCGAGTGGCGCCAGCGCTTCAACAATGGCGAATACAGCCTGAAGATCGCGGGGATTCAGCAACGAGACCCCGACGCCTTCATCGACGCCGCCGGCCGCAATATCGATTCGGGCAAGGCCGGCGATCCCAACAAATTCCGCGGCATGATGGGCACACAAGGCCAGTTCGCCATCAATTCGCGCTGGAATTTCGGCTGGGACGTGCTGCTGCAGACCGACAAGAACTTCTCGAATACCTACGCCATCGACAAATACAACGGGTACGTTCACCAGTCGTCGGTTTACCTGACGGGGCTCGACGGCCGTAATTATTTCGACCTGCGCGCCATGCATTTCGAGGTCCAGGAAAACACGCTCGACAGCAGCATCGCTGCGCGAAGCGGCCAGCAGCCCTGGGTGCTGCCCTCGCTCGACTATGCCTACATTCCGGATACATCGGTCGCAGGCGGCCAGCTGTCGTTCAACGTCAATTCGCGCGTCATCCGCCGCGATGACCTCGACGAGACCTATTTCACCCCCTACTTCCCCCCTTCAGGCACCCAACGTGTGCGCGGCATCGAGGGCGAATCCGGCCGGCTCACCGCCCAAGCCGAATGGAAGCGGTCATTTGTCACCGATGACGGGTTGGTGCTGACACCCTTGCTGGCGCTGCAGGGCGACGTCGACTATGTCAACGCGTCATCAGCTTCACTCGCAGCCGTCAACCAGATGGCGACGAATTTGGGCGAGCAGGACGATATGCGCTCGTCTTTCGCCCGCTATATGGCAACCGCCGGACTCGAGATGAGCTGGCCGCTGCTGTTTTCCATGGCCAGCGGCTCCAGTCATGTGTTCGAGCCGATGGCGCAGGTGTTCCTGCGTCCGAACGAACAATATGTCGGCGGCCTAGCTGTGCCGAACGAAGATGCCCAGAGCATGGTCTTCGACGCGAGCACCCTGTTCGAGCGCGACAAGTTCTCCGGCTATGACCGCATCGAAGGCGGCTCGCGCGCCAATGTGGGCCTTCGCTATTCCGGTTCCTACATCAACGGCTGGGGCACCAACGCCATCTTCGGCCAGTCCTACCAGATCGGCGGCGAGAACTCCTTCGACGCGCCGGACCTGGTCAATGTCGGCGCCTATTCGGGCCTCGAAAACACCAAGTCGGACTATGTCGGCCTGTTTGGCGTCAGCAGCCCGAACGGGTTCGCCGCCTCGGTCAGCGGCCGTTTCGACGAGCAGAGCTTCGAGGTTCGCCGCGCCGAGGTAAAGGCCGCCTATTCCGGCCTACCGGTGTCGCTGAGCGCCAAATACGCCTTCATCCAGGCTCAGCCGCTCTATGGTTTCACCACCGACCGCCACGAGGTCACGCTCGGCGCGTCCACGCATCTTGCCGAGAACTGGCGCGTGTTCGGAACGGGAACCTATGACCTCGAGGAAAGCCTGCTGGTCAAGGACGGGGTCGGTTTCGCCTACAATGATTCCTGCTTCACCTATCTGATGACGTACTCGCAGTCGCGCGACCTGAACACCAGGGAGGTGACGCAGAGCATCGGCTTCAACCTGTCGTTCCGCACCCTCGGCGATTTCGGATCGTCGAGCAGCGCCTTCGATACCACCCAGTAGCCCGCGACATCGTTTCGCCGCATAGGGCTGGCAGGGACTTCACAAACCCCGAAGAAGGATGAAGTTGGGCGGGACCGGGATAGAATTGGGATGTTTGCGATGAGGAAATA
Protein-coding regions in this window:
- the lptF gene encoding LPS export ABC transporter permease LptF; translated protein: MKVVERYIMRRAFVVFIAALAWTLAIVWTTQVLAKIDLVTDSGQSALTFFEVAALILPSIIPIVVPFALVVAVAQTLSVMNSDSELAVVNAAGASRWTIVRPIMILAAAASVFSFAVDNGIDPYARQKNRMLVAESRADLLSLIIQEGTFRKIDDGLFLQIGERLPDNRLGGIFVADSREEGVNLVYYAKTGSIIERGGEKVLMMNDGVIHRKTLTGDLSVIRFTSYAFDMSAFMAAASEVTLMPKDQTTQYLLNPSANDKVYQQRPNEYRAEVDQRFSEWLYSMVFALIALAVAGDARSHREARVNPLITAIAISLFVRWLGFFAASKADEVPQYAYMVYGVPIVSSAVAIWFIASNRTMELPVVWADWLTNLASRMAEAWNAVKLRLSRRSASGQGVS
- a CDS encoding YdeI/OmpD-associated family protein; this encodes MAPVKVDPDKVHEFEDAESFYTWLGEHHDRETEVWIKIHKTGSGLKSISAKEAIEVVLCWGWIDAVRKGLDDKSFLQRYTPRTKKSIWSQINIDNVARLIDDGRMTRHGLAEVEAAKADGRWARAYASGKDMKIPDDLQAAIDAEPEARQMLEKLSAQNRFALAFRIHNMKTEAGRRKKIETFVEMLKRGETIHPQGKK
- a CDS encoding DNA polymerase III subunit chi; translation: MADVLFYHLTESTLEDALPGLLERSVDRGWRAVVQTGTEERRDALDQHLWTFRDDSFLAHATDREAHPAEQPILLTTGEGNPNAAQIRFLVDGAAPPDLGGYERAVFLFDGHDAAQVEAARGHWKTMKDAGHAVTYWQQTPDRRWERKA
- the lptG gene encoding LPS export ABC transporter permease LptG, producing the protein MMGWTLGRYFFFRYVTITVWFFIGLLALVFLIDFTELSGRTTGLPGFTYGTALAISGLRMPMIMLQTVPFVGLFSAMATLVSLNRRYELVIARSAGVSAWQFLLPCCIGALLFGVLSVGLINPLAAHAFSWSEQIETQLRSGKSNTVSADAAPWIRQKTSSGDTIIGARAILNQGLEMADAVFFILDPQGDIVERKDAARAYLRDGYWELQDVKTFRNGTIQPAANDRVPTNLKPEFVQERLARPETIPFYDLPGKIEVARSFGLKANAFAMQFDSLVALPFLLVAMTLIAATVSMRFARMGQSATMILGGVVAGFLLYVVSVLVKAFGVAGFVPTVVAAWVPVVVAMFFGVTFLLYKEDG
- a CDS encoding LPS-assembly protein LptD gives rise to the protein MREAFLPSNRQAGLARLYAATALACLFACAVPLPAIAQDVGDMATKVPSGSQMLLAADTLVYNNDNQTVTAVGGVQIDYGGNRLVAQKVEYNRNTKRMVASGNVEVINSDGTKINSDHIDITDDFADGFVNALRVETIDKAYFAAESAERMGGVLTTFHNGVYTACEPCEDKPDKAPTWRVKARKIIWNGEKKTVRFENANFEFFGFPLAYLPAFEIADPTVKRKSGFLIPGIIFKSDLGVGVKVPYYFALSPTYDLTVTGTGFTKQGFLGEAEWRQRFNNGEYSLKIAGIQQRDPDAFIDAAGRNIDSGKAGDPNKFRGMMGTQGQFAINSRWNFGWDVLLQTDKNFSNTYAIDKYNGYVHQSSVYLTGLDGRNYFDLRAMHFEVQENTLDSSIAARSGQQPWVLPSLDYAYIPDTSVAGGQLSFNVNSRVIRRDDLDETYFTPYFPPSGTQRVRGIEGESGRLTAQAEWKRSFVTDDGLVLTPLLALQGDVDYVNASSASLAAVNQMATNLGEQDDMRSSFARYMATAGLEMSWPLLFSMASGSSHVFEPMAQVFLRPNEQYVGGLAVPNEDAQSMVFDASTLFERDKFSGYDRIEGGSRANVGLRYSGSYINGWGTNAIFGQSYQIGGENSFDAPDLVNVGAYSGLENTKSDYVGLFGVSSPNGFAASVSGRFDEQSFEVRRAEVKAAYSGLPVSLSAKYAFIQAQPLYGFTTDRHEVTLGASTHLAENWRVFGTGTYDLEESLLVKDGVGFAYNDSCFTYLMTYSQSRDLNTREVTQSIGFNLSFRTLGDFGSSSSAFDTTQ
- a CDS encoding TetR/AcrR family transcriptional regulator encodes the protein MDSSVKKKRARGRLSREMIEDAAFEVIEKEGLSGFSMRKLAAVLGCEAMSIYHYFPSQAHLYEALVDRQVSGMVIPDDSMPWRDRIRMVMHEFRRVAREHPAFAPFLVVYRMNSPPCLAMLNGVIGLFEAGGFGPELSARLFRTASYYLMGAILDETAGYAKGPSAVTTVDDEQLAKDFPSVMAAGTYFGTGGFDKTFELGLDMLLDEMERLRDSANAA
- a CDS encoding carboxymuconolactone decarboxylase family protein — protein: MSHHRIAKSVHSSLHRALALTAVACVLAAAPAYADDYDATIKDIQSTMGGVPSFVKQLPKAGLPGAWAEVKAIELSDKTALPPKVKSLISLAVAAQIPCNYCIWSDTQNAKRAGATDEEIQEAVAMAALTRHWSTIFNGMQVDFDTFKKEMGGQ
- a CDS encoding leucyl aminopeptidase, which produces MNQRPSIAFAKFAAPQTAANRRGTVFVLAADDGGLSETAAAYDPGKTLERAFPVAEFTAKFASVVEVLTPQASSLDRLVAIGAGKVSGLDEYAWTKLGGTIAGSLRKATDVAVVLDVVGASSSGAQAASLAAGILLRSYSFDKYKTRKDKDDGQGDKAEPKKPAKITIHTADPAGAKKAFAETEAVIDGVLLARDLVNEPANVLGPVEFAARAKELEALGVKVEILAEKEMKKLGMGSLLGVAQGSPRGARMAVMQWNGGKAKDSPVAFIGKGVTFDTGGNSMKPASGMEDMKGDMGGAAAVTGLMHALAARKAKANVVGIIGLVENAVDGHAQRPGDIVTSMSGQTIEVLNTDAEGRLVLADALWYCNDRFQPKFMVNLATLTGAIMVALGQHYAGLFSNNDELAERLATAGQSTQERLWRMPLGPEYDKLIDSKNADMKNIGGRYGGAIIAAQFLQRFVKDTPWAHLDIAGTAMGALSNEINQSWGSGFGVRLLDRLVRDHYES